A window of the Lepus europaeus isolate LE1 chromosome 5, mLepTim1.pri, whole genome shotgun sequence genome harbors these coding sequences:
- the LOC133761036 gene encoding olfactory receptor 10Z1 gives MGHTNATCWKGFVLLGFSSFGDLQLLLFALFLSLYLITLTSNVFIIIVIRLDTHLHTPMYLFLSFLSFSETCYTLGIIPRMLVGLALRVQAISYVGCATQMFFSASWACTNCFLLAVMGFDRYVAICAPLHYASRMSPTICAQLISISFVSGYFFGLGMTLVIFRLSFCSSHEIQHFFCDTPPVLSLACGDTGLSELGILILSLLVLLISFFFITISYTYILAAILRIPSAAGQKKAFSTCASHLTVVVIHYGCASFMYLRPKASYSLERDQLIAVTYTVVTPLLNPIVYSLRNRAVQAAMRNAFRGSLLGKG, from the coding sequence ATGGGGCACACCAATGCAACTTGTTGGAAGGGCTTCGTCTTGCTTGGCTTCTCCAGCTTTGGAGACCTGCAACTACTGCTCTTTGCCTTGTTCCTCTCACTGTATCTCATCACCTTGACCAGCAATGTCTTCATTATCATAGTCATCAGGCTGGATACTCATCTACACACACCAAtgtatctcttcctttcattCTTGTCCTTCTCTGAGACCTGCTACACGTTGGGCATCATACCCAGGATGCTTGTGGGCCTGGCTCTGAGGGTCCAGGCTATCTCGTATGTGGGCTGCGCTACCCAGATGTTCTTCTCTGCCTCATGGGCCTGTACCAACTGCTTCCTTCTGGCTGTCATGGGCTTTGACAGGTATGTGGCCATCTGTGCCCCACTACACTATGCCAGCCGTATGAGTCCCACTATCTGTGCCCAATTGATCAGTATTTCTTTTGTAAGTGGATACTTTTTTGGGTTGGGAATGACACTGGTCATTTTCCGCCTATCATTCTGCAGCTCCCATGAGATTCAGCACTTTTTTTGTGATACACCTCCAGTATTGAGCCTCGCCTGTGGGGATACTGGTCTCAGTGAGCTCGGGATTCTTATCCTCAGCCTGTTGGTGCTCTTGATCTCCTTCTTCTTCATCACCATCTCCTACACCTACATCCTGGCAGCCATCCTGAGGATTCCTTCTGCAGCAGGACAGAAGAAGGccttctccacctgtgcctcACACCTCACTGTGGTCGTTATTCACTATGGCTGTGCCTCCTTCATGTACTTGAGGCCCAAAGCCAGCTACTCCCTTGAGCGAGATCAGCTGATTGCTGTTACCTACACTGTGGTGACCCCTCTCCTCAACCCCATTGTGTATAGTCTAAGGAATCGGGCTGTGCAGGCAGCTATGAGAAATGCCTTCCGAGGGAGCTTGCTAGGAAAAGGATGA